Proteins encoded within one genomic window of Kibdelosporangium phytohabitans:
- a CDS encoding substrate-binding and VWA domain-containing protein, with product MGRHDIERRNRRKLTLTLVLAVVGALVAGIAWFTVDRLRDTSTAKCADPAVLNVVAAPDIAPVVDQVARGLNPSDENTCYRVEMIVSDPAHTADQLSAPNPVNPPTVWIPDSSVWLRRAREKGAAQVPESGSSIASSPVVMALAEPAAKQRNWPEKQLNWSDVIGAGGADLNVGMVDPSADAVGVSALIAVRSVTALTSDPAANNVAVLRKLSPNAASGSSELFAKTGTTAAGPPINAFPTSERALLDNNAKRKDEQLVAVYAEPAAPSLDYPYAVLPSPDNVAVAAAKFRTALLSQNVRDVLSSNGLRFPDGRVPGYPPSDNRTIVRKLNPVAAPGTAQLDQVLNTWAGISKASRIQAVLDVSGSMNGVIPGSGKTRMQVTLEASEGGIKLMNPRTKLGIWVFSAELDGDKDYREVLPVLPLTESLPNGALDKLRGIKATPTGRTGLYDTALAAYTSARQNWEPGRLNLVLILTDGKNDDDGRGINREALLAELGKMQDPNRPLPIVFIGIGPDVDVEELNAMSRATGGQTFSTADPTKINEIFFSALSRVISGKP from the coding sequence ATGGGCCGGCACGACATCGAACGACGCAACCGGCGCAAATTGACCTTGACGCTGGTCCTCGCGGTCGTCGGCGCCCTCGTCGCCGGGATCGCGTGGTTCACAGTCGACCGGCTGCGTGACACGTCGACCGCGAAGTGTGCCGACCCGGCCGTGCTGAACGTGGTCGCGGCGCCGGACATCGCCCCGGTGGTCGACCAAGTCGCGCGCGGCCTGAACCCCAGCGACGAGAACACGTGCTACCGCGTGGAGATGATCGTCAGCGACCCGGCCCACACCGCGGACCAGCTCTCGGCGCCCAACCCGGTGAACCCGCCGACGGTGTGGATCCCGGACTCCTCGGTCTGGCTGCGCCGGGCGCGGGAGAAAGGCGCGGCGCAGGTTCCCGAAAGCGGTTCGTCGATCGCGAGCTCACCCGTGGTGATGGCGCTGGCCGAACCGGCGGCGAAGCAACGCAACTGGCCGGAGAAGCAACTCAACTGGTCGGACGTGATCGGTGCGGGGGGCGCGGACCTGAACGTGGGCATGGTGGACCCGTCAGCCGACGCGGTGGGCGTCTCGGCGCTGATCGCCGTGCGCTCCGTGACCGCGCTGACCTCCGACCCCGCCGCCAACAACGTGGCTGTGCTGCGCAAGCTGTCCCCCAACGCGGCCTCCGGCTCGTCCGAACTGTTCGCCAAGACCGGCACGACGGCGGCGGGTCCCCCGATCAACGCCTTCCCGACGTCAGAACGGGCACTGCTGGACAACAACGCCAAGCGCAAGGACGAACAACTCGTCGCGGTCTACGCGGAACCAGCGGCACCGTCGCTGGACTACCCGTACGCAGTGCTGCCGTCGCCGGACAACGTCGCCGTGGCGGCAGCGAAGTTCCGCACCGCGCTGCTGTCGCAGAACGTCCGCGATGTCCTGTCCAGCAACGGCTTGCGCTTCCCGGACGGCCGCGTGCCGGGGTATCCGCCGTCGGACAACAGGACGATCGTGCGCAAGCTCAACCCGGTGGCCGCACCGGGAACCGCCCAACTGGACCAGGTGCTGAACACGTGGGCGGGCATCAGCAAAGCGTCACGGATCCAAGCGGTCCTCGACGTGTCGGGCTCGATGAACGGCGTGATCCCCGGCTCGGGGAAGACAAGGATGCAGGTCACGCTGGAGGCGTCCGAAGGCGGGATCAAGCTGATGAACCCGAGGACCAAACTCGGGATCTGGGTCTTCTCGGCGGAACTCGACGGCGACAAGGACTACCGCGAAGTGCTGCCGGTGCTCCCCCTGACGGAGTCGCTGCCGAACGGAGCACTGGACAAACTGCGGGGCATCAAAGCAACCCCGACCGGCCGCACAGGGCTCTACGACACAGCGCTCGCGGCGTACACGTCAGCCCGCCAGAACTGGGAACCCGGGCGGCTGAACCTCGTGCTGATCCTGACCGACGGGAAGAACGACGACGACGGCAGGGGCATCAACCGCGAGGCGCTGCTCGCGGAACTGGGCAAGATGCAGGACCCGAACCGCCCGCTGCCGATCGTGTTCATCGGCATCGGCCCGGACGTCGACGTCGAGGAGCTGAACGCGATGTCAAGGGCGACAGGCGGCCAGACATTCAGCACAGCGGACCCAACGAAGATCAACGAGATCTTCTTCTCCGCCTTGAGCCGCGTGATCTCCGGCAAACCCTGA
- a CDS encoding AMP-dependent synthetase/ligase, with the protein MREIAVAPLVEPYGGGLADLIYTNAAEAPDTVTISRNMGGTWKDVTAAQFKDEVIAVAKGLIGSGVGAGDRVAILAATRYEWTLFDFAIWAAGGVPVPIYVTSSDEQIQWILSDSGAVAVVAENDALQAKVESVRANTPALKQVWNIEKGAVDEVVAAGANETDEAVDDRRKAVKASDTATLIYTSGTTGRPKGCVLTHANFHSEGGNVVEMLAPVFKGLGPGDTSTLLFLPLAHVFGRMVEVGTIMARTRLGHTADIKKVTEDLATFKPTFILSVPYVLEKVYNGARQKAHSGGKGKIFDAAAAVAIAYSEADGKAGLGLKLKHALFDKLVYSKLRAALGGNAKYAISGGAALGLRLTHFFRGVGLVVFEGYGLTETCAAATVNSPDKFKPGTVGHPLPNTAVRIAEDGEIQIKGGQVFPGYWQNEDATKAALDDDGWFATGDLGELDDEGFLKITGRKKEILVTSGGKNVAPAVIEDRIAAHPLVGQAMVVGDGKSYIAALITIEPDYFTYWKSTTGKPASATVADLVDDAELNAEIQRAVDDGNLAVSKAESVRRFRILTTEFSPETGHLTPSLKLKRSVIMADFSSDVDALYS; encoded by the coding sequence ATGCGCGAGATCGCAGTCGCCCCCTTGGTGGAGCCCTACGGCGGTGGACTGGCCGACCTCATCTACACCAACGCGGCAGAGGCGCCGGACACCGTCACCATCAGCCGCAACATGGGTGGGACCTGGAAGGACGTGACCGCGGCCCAGTTCAAGGACGAGGTGATCGCGGTCGCCAAGGGCCTGATCGGCTCCGGCGTCGGCGCCGGTGACCGGGTCGCGATCCTGGCCGCCACGCGGTACGAGTGGACCCTGTTCGACTTCGCCATCTGGGCGGCGGGCGGCGTGCCCGTGCCGATCTACGTGACGTCGTCGGACGAGCAGATCCAGTGGATCCTGTCGGACTCCGGCGCGGTCGCGGTGGTCGCCGAGAACGACGCGCTGCAGGCCAAGGTGGAGAGCGTCCGCGCGAACACCCCGGCGCTCAAGCAGGTGTGGAACATCGAGAAAGGCGCGGTAGACGAGGTCGTCGCGGCGGGCGCGAACGAGACCGACGAAGCGGTCGACGACCGTCGCAAAGCCGTCAAGGCCTCCGACACCGCCACGCTGATCTACACCTCGGGGACGACGGGCCGCCCGAAGGGCTGCGTGCTCACCCACGCCAACTTCCACTCCGAGGGCGGCAACGTCGTGGAGATGCTGGCGCCGGTGTTCAAGGGCCTGGGCCCGGGTGACACGTCGACGCTGCTGTTCCTGCCGCTCGCGCACGTCTTCGGCCGGATGGTGGAAGTCGGCACGATCATGGCGCGGACCCGCCTCGGGCACACCGCGGACATCAAGAAGGTCACCGAGGACCTGGCCACGTTCAAGCCGACGTTCATCCTGTCGGTGCCGTACGTGCTGGAGAAGGTCTACAACGGCGCCCGGCAGAAGGCCCACTCCGGCGGCAAGGGCAAGATCTTCGACGCCGCCGCGGCCGTGGCCATCGCGTACAGCGAGGCCGACGGCAAGGCCGGGCTCGGGCTGAAGCTCAAGCACGCCCTGTTCGACAAGCTGGTCTACTCGAAGCTGCGCGCCGCGCTCGGCGGCAACGCCAAGTACGCGATCTCCGGCGGCGCGGCCCTCGGCCTGCGGCTGACGCACTTCTTCCGCGGTGTCGGCCTGGTCGTGTTCGAGGGTTACGGCCTGACCGAGACGTGCGCCGCGGCCACCGTGAACTCGCCGGACAAGTTCAAGCCGGGCACAGTCGGCCACCCGCTGCCCAACACGGCCGTGCGGATCGCCGAGGACGGCGAGATCCAGATCAAGGGCGGCCAGGTCTTCCCCGGCTACTGGCAGAACGAGGACGCCACCAAGGCCGCGCTGGACGACGACGGCTGGTTCGCCACCGGTGACCTCGGCGAACTGGACGACGAGGGCTTCCTGAAGATCACCGGGCGCAAGAAGGAGATCCTGGTGACCAGCGGCGGCAAGAACGTCGCGCCCGCCGTGATCGAGGACCGGATCGCCGCGCACCCGCTGGTCGGCCAGGCCATGGTGGTCGGTGACGGCAAGAGCTACATCGCGGCACTGATCACCATCGAGCCGGACTACTTCACGTACTGGAAGAGCACGACGGGCAAGCCCGCGTCGGCGACCGTGGCCGACCTGGTCGACGACGCCGAGCTCAACGCCGAGATCCAGCGCGCGGTGGACGACGGCAACCTGGCGGTGTCGAAGGCCGAGTCGGTGCGCAGGTTCCGGATCCTGACGACCGAGTTCAGCCCGGAGACCGGCCACCTGACGCCGTCGCTGAAGCTGAAGCGGTCGGTCATCATGGCCGACTTCTCCTCCGATGTTGATGCCTTGTACTCATAA
- a CDS encoding asparaginase gives MTDKPKLSMLTLGGTIAMTSASASGAVVPKLDAADLLATLPELEIDLVTHDFRQVPSPDIGFVDLAALATRIEAEITAGATGVVVTQGTDTIEESSYFLDRTVGGDVPIVMTGAMRHPQQAGPDGPANLLAAMVVAADPQARGLGTVVVMSDEVHAARYVRKSHSTSTGAFTSPNAAPIGRIVEQELVLLSRPRPYEPLPRDPRLPDTSIGMVHAALGDDGDWLRPFAEHTDGLVIAGFGGGHVPSRLVPLLAELAEVKPVVLASRTSSGPVLTRTYGYPGSEQDLLSRGLINAGFLDPFKARVLLHVLVSAGADRTEIARVFRDSGEITVS, from the coding sequence GTGACCGACAAACCCAAGCTGTCGATGCTGACCCTCGGCGGGACGATCGCGATGACTTCGGCGAGCGCGTCCGGCGCGGTGGTGCCGAAACTGGACGCCGCCGACCTGCTGGCCACGCTGCCCGAACTGGAGATCGACCTGGTCACGCACGACTTCAGGCAGGTGCCGAGCCCGGACATCGGCTTCGTCGACCTGGCCGCGCTCGCCACGAGGATCGAGGCGGAGATCACCGCAGGCGCGACCGGCGTCGTTGTGACGCAGGGCACTGACACCATCGAGGAGTCGTCCTACTTCCTGGACCGCACCGTCGGCGGGGACGTCCCGATCGTGATGACCGGCGCGATGCGCCACCCGCAGCAGGCGGGCCCGGACGGGCCGGCGAACCTGCTGGCGGCCATGGTCGTCGCGGCTGATCCGCAGGCCCGCGGGCTCGGCACGGTCGTCGTCATGTCCGACGAGGTGCACGCGGCGCGGTACGTGCGCAAGTCGCACAGCACCAGCACGGGCGCGTTCACGTCTCCGAACGCCGCGCCGATCGGCCGGATCGTCGAACAAGAACTCGTTCTGCTTTCACGTCCGCGACCGTACGAGCCGCTGCCGCGTGACCCGAGGCTGCCGGACACGTCGATCGGCATGGTGCACGCGGCGCTCGGCGACGACGGCGACTGGTTGCGCCCGTTCGCCGAGCACACCGACGGCCTGGTGATCGCCGGGTTCGGCGGCGGGCACGTGCCGTCCCGGCTGGTGCCGCTGCTGGCCGAACTCGCCGAGGTGAAGCCGGTCGTGCTGGCTTCAAGGACGAGTTCCGGGCCGGTGCTCACCCGCACCTACGGATATCCGGGATCCGAGCAGGACCTGTTGTCAAGGGGCCTCATCAACGCCGGTTTCCTCGACCCCTTCAAAGCACGTGTTCTGTTGCACGTTCTGGTCTCCGCGGGCGCGGACCGGACCGAGATCGCACGCGTCTTCCGCGACTCGGGTGAGATCACTGTGAGCTGA
- a CDS encoding SGNH/GDSL hydrolase family protein, whose protein sequence is MFGLVASPAVSAVASPGQPGGWEGTWTTSAQKPNDGFAPNWSLTGFANQTVRQVVRVSQGGAAIRIQFSNKYGTSPLAIAGATVGRARPGAAVDSLRPLTFNHREHAVIPPGGQLASDLAFLPVRPLEELSVTLYFARPTGPVTYHFASVSTTYRASGDHRADRDGKAFTENSASWYVLSGVQVLDPDPRRDVVVAFGDSITDGVGAEQDADNRYPDELAERVRGRFGVLNQGIGGNQVLFDTDLAGDAATKRLKADVLDQPRVRTVIILEGINDIGISDASFPGIPPRPHVTAEQLIAGHKELVRQARAKGVRVIGATLLPYKGAAYYTERGEKVRDAVNTWIRSSGLYDAVVDYDKVMADPKDADSLNPAYDSGDKLHPNGAGYRAMAAAIDLGSL, encoded by the coding sequence GTGTTCGGACTGGTGGCGTCGCCCGCGGTGTCCGCTGTGGCGTCCCCCGGCCAGCCTGGGGGCTGGGAAGGCACGTGGACCACCTCCGCGCAGAAACCCAACGACGGCTTCGCCCCGAACTGGTCACTGACGGGTTTCGCCAACCAGACGGTCCGCCAGGTCGTGCGGGTCAGCCAGGGCGGTGCGGCGATCCGCATCCAGTTCAGCAACAAGTACGGCACCTCCCCGCTGGCCATCGCGGGCGCCACGGTCGGCCGCGCGAGGCCGGGCGCCGCGGTGGATTCGTTACGCCCCTTGACTTTCAACCACCGCGAACACGCCGTGATCCCGCCGGGTGGTCAGCTCGCCAGCGACCTGGCGTTCCTGCCGGTGCGGCCGCTGGAGGAGCTGTCGGTCACGCTGTACTTCGCCAGGCCGACCGGCCCGGTGACGTACCACTTCGCGTCGGTGTCCACCACGTATCGGGCCTCCGGTGACCACCGCGCCGACCGCGACGGCAAGGCGTTCACCGAGAACTCGGCGTCCTGGTACGTGCTCTCGGGCGTGCAGGTTCTCGACCCGGACCCGCGCCGTGACGTCGTCGTCGCGTTCGGCGACTCGATCACCGACGGGGTCGGTGCCGAGCAGGACGCGGACAACCGCTACCCGGACGAACTCGCCGAGCGGGTCCGCGGCCGGTTCGGTGTGCTGAACCAGGGCATCGGCGGCAACCAGGTGCTGTTCGACACGGACCTCGCCGGTGACGCCGCGACCAAGCGGCTCAAGGCCGACGTGCTCGACCAGCCGCGTGTGCGGACGGTGATCATCCTGGAGGGCATCAACGACATCGGCATCTCCGACGCCTCGTTCCCCGGCATCCCGCCGAGGCCGCACGTGACCGCGGAGCAGCTGATCGCGGGCCACAAGGAACTCGTCCGCCAGGCTCGTGCCAAGGGCGTGCGGGTCATCGGCGCGACGCTGCTGCCGTACAAGGGCGCCGCGTACTACACCGAGCGCGGCGAGAAGGTCCGTGACGCGGTGAACACGTGGATCCGTTCGTCCGGTTTGTACGACGCGGTCGTCGACTACGACAAGGTGATGGCCGACCCGAAGGACGCGGACTCGCTCAACCCGGCGTACGACTCCGGGGACAAGCTGCACCCCAACGGCGCTGGTTATCGGGCTATGGCCGCCGCGATCGATCTGGGGAGCTTGTAA
- a CDS encoding SDR family oxidoreductase, which produces MTQVAVITGAGSGIGRAVAIDLLGAGYTVVLAGRREDKLQETASLGNGPALAVPTDVADPDSVRALFGQVRDRYGRVDVLFNNAGLSISGSVAELSVQDWRHVIDVNLTGSFLCAQEAFKLMRDQAPQGGRIINNGSISAHSPRPSTPAYAASKHAITGLTKSISLDGRPYRIACGQIDIGNATTEMSHVFASGVPQANGTIAPEPTFDVRHVAAAVRQMAGLPLDTNVQFMTIMATTMPFVGRG; this is translated from the coding sequence ATGACTCAGGTTGCTGTGATCACCGGGGCCGGTTCGGGAATCGGCCGGGCTGTCGCCATCGACCTGCTTGGCGCCGGGTACACGGTTGTTCTGGCAGGCAGGCGCGAGGACAAGCTGCAGGAGACCGCTTCCCTCGGCAACGGCCCGGCGCTGGCCGTCCCCACCGACGTGGCCGACCCGGACTCTGTCCGAGCGTTGTTCGGGCAGGTCCGGGATCGGTACGGCCGCGTCGACGTGCTGTTCAACAACGCGGGGCTGAGCATCTCCGGGTCGGTGGCCGAGCTGTCGGTGCAGGACTGGCGGCACGTCATCGACGTCAACCTGACCGGGTCGTTCCTGTGCGCGCAGGAGGCGTTCAAGCTCATGCGCGACCAGGCCCCGCAGGGCGGCCGGATCATCAACAACGGCTCGATCTCCGCGCACAGCCCCCGCCCGAGCACCCCGGCGTACGCCGCGTCGAAGCACGCGATCACCGGGCTGACCAAGTCGATCTCGCTGGACGGCAGGCCGTACCGGATCGCGTGTGGACAGATCGACATCGGCAACGCCACCACCGAGATGTCCCACGTCTTCGCCAGCGGGGTGCCGCAGGCCAACGGGACCATCGCGCCCGAGCCGACCTTCGACGTCCGGCACGTGGCCGCGGCCGTCCGCCAGATGGCGGGCCTGCCGCTGGACACCAACGTCCAGTTCATGACGATCATGGCAACCACCATGCCGTTCGTCGGCCGGGGCTGA
- a CDS encoding ABC transporter ATP-binding protein — METRFDKVSYRYGSVPALTDVSFTVPSGQTVALLGANGAGKSTAVDLLLGLKRPRSGSVTVLGGSPHDAVAAGRVGALLQSGGLPTDSTVQEIISLATGLYGKRRTAAELLDLAGLLDVKRRKVDALSGGQKQRVRFAVAMAGKPELLFLDEPTVALDFKARRQFWRSVKELGNTVMFATHYLDEADEYADRVIVIDKGHVIADGSPAQVKGDKSLENALVALTEGAQ; from the coding sequence ATGGAAACACGCTTCGACAAGGTGAGCTACCGGTACGGCTCGGTACCCGCGCTCACCGACGTCAGCTTCACTGTCCCTAGTGGACAGACAGTGGCCTTGCTCGGCGCCAACGGCGCGGGCAAGTCCACCGCGGTGGACCTGCTGCTCGGCCTGAAACGGCCACGCAGCGGGTCGGTCACCGTACTCGGCGGATCCCCGCACGACGCCGTGGCCGCGGGCAGGGTCGGTGCGTTGCTGCAAAGCGGCGGCCTGCCAACGGATTCGACCGTGCAAGAGATCATCAGCCTGGCGACCGGCCTGTACGGCAAACGCCGGACCGCCGCGGAACTCCTCGATCTCGCCGGTCTGCTGGACGTCAAACGACGCAAGGTCGACGCGTTGTCCGGTGGGCAGAAGCAGCGAGTCCGGTTCGCCGTGGCGATGGCGGGCAAACCCGAACTGCTGTTCCTCGACGAGCCCACGGTCGCGCTGGACTTCAAGGCGCGCAGGCAGTTCTGGCGTTCGGTCAAGGAACTGGGCAACACGGTCATGTTCGCCACGCACTACCTCGACGAGGCCGACGAGTACGCCGACCGCGTGATCGTGATCGACAAGGGCCACGTCATCGCCGACGGATCACCCGCGCAGGTCAAGGGCGACAAGAGCCTGGAGAACGCGCTGGTCGCGCTGACCGAGGGGGCGCAATGA
- a CDS encoding sensor histidine kinase, translating into MTDDQVRVWWNRRKWTRYIAMYVSIIASAVFYFRGKPPVWEAVVVMAAALVLTVLGMRTTFETPILLLRKLPFWPSYVLLLVLCAGLPVFAGMEWASSSIWASAATGWIGGRWMFARLVMVSAVLAGIAAIQGMQWVLVAWLVLVGLMVGFFSSQARQQFELFTELRDSRRERARLAVAEERDRIARDLHDLVGHSLSVIAVKTELARRLVAIDTAKAEQELADIDTVVRRALAEVRQAVTNYRQPTLAGELASARRAAASAGIDCRVESPESWSLPAPVDGALAWTVREGVTNVLRHSQATRCTITLSIEDVCAVVEIVDDGVGPGEDSRGNGLVGLAERAQALGGTMDSGPREDRGFYIRVRVPA; encoded by the coding sequence GTGACCGACGACCAAGTCCGGGTGTGGTGGAACCGGCGCAAGTGGACGCGTTACATCGCCATGTACGTGTCGATCATCGCGTCCGCGGTGTTCTACTTCCGTGGCAAGCCGCCGGTCTGGGAGGCCGTTGTCGTCATGGCAGCCGCGCTTGTCCTGACGGTGCTCGGTATGCGGACCACGTTCGAAACACCGATCCTGTTGCTGCGTAAGTTGCCGTTCTGGCCGTCCTACGTGTTGCTGCTGGTGCTGTGCGCGGGGTTGCCCGTGTTCGCGGGGATGGAGTGGGCGTCCAGCTCCATCTGGGCCAGCGCCGCCACCGGCTGGATCGGCGGCCGGTGGATGTTCGCGCGGCTGGTCATGGTCAGCGCCGTGCTCGCGGGCATCGCCGCGATCCAGGGCATGCAGTGGGTGCTGGTCGCCTGGCTGGTGCTGGTCGGGCTGATGGTCGGCTTCTTCAGCAGCCAGGCCCGGCAGCAGTTCGAGCTGTTCACCGAACTGCGCGACAGCCGCAGGGAACGGGCCAGGCTCGCGGTCGCCGAGGAACGTGACCGGATCGCCCGCGACCTGCACGACCTGGTCGGCCACAGCCTGTCGGTGATCGCGGTGAAGACCGAACTGGCCCGTCGCCTGGTCGCGATCGACACCGCCAAGGCCGAGCAGGAGCTCGCCGACATCGACACGGTTGTGCGCCGTGCGCTGGCCGAAGTGCGCCAGGCGGTCACCAACTACCGGCAGCCGACCCTGGCGGGCGAGCTGGCCTCGGCCCGGCGAGCCGCGGCGTCGGCGGGTATCGACTGCCGTGTCGAATCGCCCGAGTCGTGGTCGCTGCCCGCGCCGGTGGACGGCGCGCTGGCGTGGACCGTGCGCGAAGGCGTGACCAACGTGCTGCGGCACAGCCAGGCGACCCGCTGCACGATCACACTGTCTATTGAGGACGTCTGCGCGGTGGTCGAGATCGTCGACGACGGCGTCGGGCCGGGCGAGGACAGCCGGGGCAACGGCCTGGTCGGGCTGGCCGAGCGCGCACAGGCACTCGGCGGCACCATGGATTCAGGTCCGCGCGAGGACAGAGGCTTCTACATCCGAGTACGGGTACCCGCATGA
- a CDS encoding response regulator transcription factor, with amino-acid sequence MITLLLAEDQTMFRGAMAALLDLEPDLEVVVQLGRGDEVVGAAEAFEPDVALLDIEMPGIDGLEAARLLRKRVPTTKVMILTTFGRPGYLHAAISAGVAGFLIKDAPVTELAVAIRKVAAGQRVVDPGLALAALSEGASPLTPRETEILAASRGHGTIAEMARGLHLSPGTVRNHLSAAIQKLGARTRAEAVETAEAKGWLPKPS; translated from the coding sequence ATGATCACGTTGTTGCTGGCAGAGGACCAGACCATGTTCCGCGGCGCGATGGCCGCGTTGCTCGACCTCGAACCGGACCTCGAAGTGGTCGTGCAGCTCGGCCGGGGTGACGAGGTCGTCGGCGCGGCGGAGGCGTTCGAACCCGACGTGGCGTTGCTGGACATCGAGATGCCGGGGATCGACGGCCTGGAGGCGGCGCGGCTGCTGCGCAAGCGCGTGCCCACGACCAAGGTGATGATCCTGACGACGTTCGGCCGTCCCGGCTACCTGCACGCGGCGATCTCGGCCGGAGTGGCCGGGTTCCTGATCAAGGACGCGCCGGTGACCGAACTGGCCGTGGCGATCCGGAAAGTCGCCGCCGGGCAGCGGGTGGTGGACCCGGGGCTGGCACTGGCCGCGCTGAGCGAGGGCGCGAGCCCTTTGACGCCGAGGGAAACCGAGATCCTCGCGGCGTCACGCGGCCACGGCACGATCGCGGAGATGGCCCGCGGCCTGCACCTTTCGCCGGGAACCGTGCGCAACCACCTGTCCGCGGCGATCCAGAAACTCGGTGCGCGCACCCGCGCCGAAGCAGTCGAGACAGCCGAGGCCAAAGGCTGGCTCCCCAAACCCTCGTGA
- a CDS encoding FadR/GntR family transcriptional regulator encodes MFEPVSPVRAYERVVEQIEEAVFAGRLKPGSRLPSERDLMTQFGVSRSTVREALRVLQSNGMVQSRAGDPRGPEVLPASPKTLRKSMSRLVRAESMSLAELLQFRMLMEGSAYQLAARLRTDAQLSEMEAALRAMADATGHAAFSDADVAFHDAVARATQNTLIVVCSNVVRGVVLDSIADSLANATDQQALMRAYLKHHSDVLQAIRDRDGSLAAQLARQALYDYYGRHLSAADQNLLATLVTS; translated from the coding sequence ATGTTCGAGCCGGTCAGCCCGGTCAGGGCGTACGAACGAGTGGTCGAGCAGATCGAGGAGGCCGTGTTCGCGGGCAGGCTCAAGCCCGGTTCCCGGCTGCCCAGTGAGCGGGACCTGATGACCCAGTTCGGGGTCAGCCGGTCGACCGTGCGCGAGGCGCTGCGGGTGTTGCAGAGCAACGGGATGGTCCAGTCCCGCGCGGGCGATCCGCGTGGCCCCGAGGTGCTGCCCGCGTCGCCGAAGACGCTGCGCAAGTCGATGTCCAGGCTGGTGCGCGCGGAATCCATGTCGCTGGCGGAGTTGCTGCAGTTCCGGATGCTGATGGAAGGCTCCGCGTACCAGCTGGCCGCGCGGTTACGGACCGACGCCCAGCTCAGCGAGATGGAAGCGGCGTTGCGGGCCATGGCGGACGCGACTGGGCACGCGGCGTTCAGCGACGCGGACGTGGCGTTCCACGACGCTGTCGCCCGCGCGACGCAGAACACGCTGATCGTGGTGTGCAGCAACGTCGTCAGAGGTGTCGTGCTCGACTCGATCGCCGACAGCCTCGCCAACGCGACCGATCAGCAGGCGTTGATGCGCGCCTACCTGAAGCACCATTCCGATGTCCTGCAAGCAATCCGAGACCGTGACGGCTCGCTGGCCGCGCAACTGGCCCGGCAGGCGCTCTACGACTACTACGGCAGGCACTTGTCCGCGGCCGACCAGAACCTGCTCGCCACCCTGGTCACCTCGTGA